The following is a genomic window from Nguyenibacter vanlangensis.
GACCAGGACGCTGCCCGGCAGGTAGAAGCGATGGTCCTCGCCCAGCAGGCGGCGGGCGATATGCGGGGCGATCAGCCCGACGAAGCCGATCGTGCCGACGAAGGAGACGGCCAGGGCCGACAGGACGCTGATGCGCAGCAGGGCGGCGACGCGCAGCCGGCGGACATCGACGCCGAAGCTGGCGGCCCGTTCCTCGCCCATGCGCAGGGCGGTCAGCGCCCATGCCGCGCGGAAGGACAGCGGCAGGATGACCGCGCAGGCGCCCGCCAGGATCGCGAGCTTGCCCCAGTTGGCGCGGGTCAGGCTGCCCATGGTCCAGAAGACCAGGTCCTGCAGCGCGTCCTCGCTGGCCACGAACTGCACCAGCGAGACCAAAGCGTGGAAGGTGAAGACCAGCGCGATGCCGAACAGCACCACCGTGCTGGTCGAGGCATCGCGCAGGCGCGAGACGAGGTCGAGCAGGAAGGCCGAGCCGACGGCGAAGGCGAAGGCGTCGGCCGAGACCACCCAGTCGGCCGGGACGCCCGGGATGCGCCATTGCAGGACGATGGCCAGCGACGCCCCGAACGCGGCGGCGGCCGAGACGCCCAGCGTGAAGGGACTGGCCAGCGGGTTGTTCAGGATCGTCTGCATTTCCGCCCCCGACAGACCGAGCGCGGCGCCGACGCAGACCGCCATCAGCGCATAGGGCAGACGGATCTGCCAGACGATCACGCTCTGCCCCACCGGTCCGTCATGCGGATGCAGCAGGATATGCAGCAGGGTCGCGGGCGGCAGGCCCGCCGGCCCGAGCGCGAAATCCAGCAGCATGGACAGCAGGATCAACCCCGCCAGGACCAGCAGCACCAGCCCCCGCCGGCGCAGCAGCCGGCGATAGGATTGCCGGACCAGCCCCGCCTGCCGCGCGGAGGACATGGCGGCGCCCACGGCCCGGCCAGCGTCCGGGCCGGCGTCCGTATCGGCCAGGGTGGCGTGGTCGGTCATGCCGCGCTCATGGCTTCGCGGTGGCCTGGGGCGTTTCCATGCCTCCAGGCGTTGCCGAGACCCAGTAGGTGCCGCTGTCGGCGACGGGCAGGAAGCGCCGGTAGAGTTCGGCGCG
Proteins encoded in this region:
- a CDS encoding iron ABC transporter permease — encoded protein: MSSARQAGLVRQSYRRLLRRRGLVLLVLAGLILLSMLLDFALGPAGLPPATLLHILLHPHDGPVGQSVIVWQIRLPYALMAVCVGAALGLSGAEMQTILNNPLASPFTLGVSAAAAFGASLAIVLQWRIPGVPADWVVSADAFAFAVGSAFLLDLVSRLRDASTSTVVLFGIALVFTFHALVSLVQFVASEDALQDLVFWTMGSLTRANWGKLAILAGACAVILPLSFRAAWALTALRMGEERAASFGVDVRRLRVAALLRISVLSALAVSFVGTIGFVGLIAPHIARRLLGEDHRFYLPGSVLVGCLIMSLSSIAARNVLPGVVVPVGIVTALVGIPFFLAIVLRRQVAS